GGGATAATGTTGCGCGGCAGATGCTACATAGACTTCTGAATCACTCCCATTTTCAGTAACAGCTGTTGCTATTTCCCTTGCCTTGCTGACATTATTACCATTACCAGAAACCTGGGTTGAATCCGTGGAAGCATTCACATATGTAGGGTTTGAATTTCCAAGATCTATGCTGGATCCATGTGCCACTGAAACGCCTGCAATCGTAAAGCTAGATGAAGCAACCAAACCTGCTGTATCAGATTCAATAGCATTAGCCTGAACTACAGATGCACCAGTCACCAGAGCTGCATTTTTTGCATTATCGTGATCTACCGAAGAATAACCAGGAATAGTGGTTGTTTGTGCCAACATAGACTCGCTATCTTCCATGATAAGAATGGTGGTGTGCCTGGCATATTCAAGCAATTTcgaaaggagaaattagttacTTTTGGGCATTACTTCTAACTCTGCATTGACGTGCAATATATACGTCTTAAAGAACAAGTAGTTACGGGGAAGGAGGCAAGATCAGTTCATTGCTTTTAAATTGCCAAAGGTCAAAAATCTAACTTATAAAACTATACCATGGGCCTGGCTTTGATTATGAAAAATACTTGCAAACATGCACAAAATTCAGAATCCGATTGTTACACAGGGCATATAAATCCAAGCGGTGTTTGAAAACTACACAAGACACATTACCTTTTCCCTAAAGAGAAGTATTTCCCTAGTTATGGAAATATCATTTTGCAGCATCCAACGAAAAACCAACACTGCCCGAGTTTACTAAGCGAAGCTAAAAACACACATAGGCTTTGGAGTCATTTTGTGTCAAAAAACAGTATCTGTAAACATGGCAACCTTATTGACAGGACTTTCGAATGCAACAAACTATCACAAATAAGAAAATTAGTGTTTCGTCATAAAACCCTAGACCACATGACTGCCACacaaacaataaataaagaaaacatGGCACAGAAACCGGCAGAAATCTCAACGAAAACGGAGAGTAAATCGAATGGAATTTAGTGATTCATATCCGATGTTAACAGCAACCAACAACTAAAAAACCACCCATAAGTCATTGAAACAAATAACCCGTAAGACGTTGCGAAAGTTTACTACACCTGGAAATCAAAATGAAGACGGTTGaagaaatttggatgattttggtGCCTAGGCAGATTGGGGAAGGGGATAGAAAGGAAAATTAGGGCACAAGTTTTTAATTGAATTCTAACGTTAGCGCGAAGTACATACCCCTCTCGTTGGGTTGTCTGGATATAGCCGCGTGTGAATCCGGTCCGTCTATTTTTTTACGATTATAATATATGATCATGATTTTGTCTCGTTTGAATGAACTCGTTAAAAAGTTAATAATGAAACCtcctaaaaaaattaataaaattgttaaaaataaaatttacggaaaaaaatattttaataaaaaaatttacagtaaaaagtaaaaatctcaaactcacaaaatttattaaattacacACTTTCATAAAATTGTATATACTCAATTGTGCTTTTATTCACAAATTGAGAGATATATTTATAGAATTTATTTGaagataatccaaaaataaatataacattacATATATCATTCACACTAATTTTCCATATTtataactcttattttcaacattcaatctcttattttcaacagTCCCTCTTGTGATGATGATACAATGATTGTCTCAATTGCgtgtttttatattatattgttaaaaaccttactagaaAAACTCATTGTGATAAAAACCATAATAAGGGAAAAATaatgcagtcacgtaaactctcCCTCATGTTAACACGAataattcttcacaaatttcgtagattgtgcatctcaatattatatatatgtttttctGAATATTGTCATATGAAATGTTTTTTGAAGatatctgatgagttttcacttgactAAATTTGACGAATATCAATCTCTTTGTTCTTTTCAAGCTCTTGGGTGAATGTGAAGAACTTATCAGAaagctttttatgtatccttctttcatttgagtaaCAAATGcatcattatcttcatatagtgtcACAAAGGCTTattgtcgaatgataatccgcatgagatttggatatgttcaTTCATTGATTTTAGCCACACAAATTCACGACTTGATTCATGTAGTGTAATAATCTCGGTGCGATTTGATGAAATTGTTACGAgtatttgtttctgtgaacgccaaaaAATTACAGTGCATCCACGGGTAAATACATATCCGGTTTGGGAACATGCCTTATGTGGATAAGATAAGTACCCAGCATAatcataaccaattatactttgATTGGTATATTTTAAATACAAAAGTCACGAATCTGTcattcctcgtagataacggaatatatgtttaattatgTTCCAGTgtatctttgttggatatgagctaaatcttgccaataaatttccagcaaaagatatatcaagtcttgtacaatttgCAATATACACAATTaaatatggtacttctggaccaagaataacttcatcatcttcacatggactaaattgataattttttatgtttaatgatctaacaaccattgaaATACTTAAAAGGATTGATTTATTCATATTAAAACATTGAAGAACATTTTCTGTATAATATTGACTAGTGaacaaatattcaacattctttttgttcaatttgcaaacccaaacaatattttgtttttccaaggtccttcatttcaaattcttcgtTCAAATACGACACAACTTCTTGGATTTTCTTAGTTGTTctaatgatgtttaaatcatcaacatatacaacaataattactcatccggatgttgttttcttaatgaaaacgcaATGGCATATTGAATTGTTTACATATCTCTTTTTCATTAAGTGTTCACTGAGCCGATTATATAACATTCGACCGGATtgttttaacccatataatgatatttgcaatttcatagaataacattctctgggttttgaactttgtgctcgagacatcttaaatccttcggggattttcatatatattacTATCGAGTGATCCGTATAAGTAAGTTGTGACAATATCCAAAAAACGCATttataaattttcagataccgtctTAATTACATTTAtaacaggagaatacgtttcttcataatcaattacaTGCTTTTGAGACAAacattgtgcaacaagtcgagctttatatattactatttcattttttctCATTTCACTTTCGAATAAATATTCATTTGTacccaacaggttttacaccttcaggtgcaAGGACTATATGCCCAAAAACGTAAGTTTATTCAGTGAATCCAATTCAGCTTGAATGACATCTTTCTATTTTATCTAATGCTGTCGATTTTTaaattcaccaaaagattttggttcattgTCATTTACAATGTCAAATGCCACATTGTAAGAAAATATCTCatcaatttcttttatatctttttgtttccatatttttccagtattaatataatCGATAAAGATTTCGCGATTCTCATCAGTTTGTGATTTtaacagaacattttcatcagcATGTATATCTGCCGGAGTATCATTCTATATTATGTGATATCACTCAAGCGGTCACTGTGTTCAGTGAAATTGGTCTCTTCTTCTTTTCTCTTTATCGATTCTTTATAGAGCTTATAAAAGTGCTCGGGGGTTCGACAAATACGAGATAAATGTCGTGAAGTGCTGCAtctaaaacaagaactttcaaatcaTTTTGATTGATTTTCATTAATACTCGTGTTCTAATGATGTCTTTTCAGTGGGTGGTTCGTGACGCCcctttgagatgagttatagaaGTAACTATCTCGACTGTTTTCAAACCACGGCCGCAACCACGACCTCGACCACGACTAGAACCACTttcacgtccacgacctcgatttCGACCTTGcccaaaatcttgtctttgactttgattttggttttcaggtttaaattcatttttacttacaacatttacttctggaaatattgttgatccagtgggtttggatggatgatttctcattagcaGCTCGTTGTTTTTTTCTGCCACAAGAAGACATGCGATAAGttcataatatcttgtaaataCATGCACTCGATTGTTGCTGTAAAGTTATATTTGATACGTGAAAAgtggaaaatattttctcaagcatttccgattctgtaacctcatgtccacaaaattttaattgcgagattattcgatacatctttgaattgtaatcactgactttcttaaaatcttatAATATTAACATATTTCATTCATCACAGGAGGTCGGAACTATAACatccttatatgttcaaatcttttttTCAATCCTTTCCATAAATTCGTGTGATatttttcaatgagatattcacattttaatcgTTCATCAAGATGTTGACGcaaaaaatattatagcttttgttttttcttgtgatgatgatatgtcattttttttaatagtcTAACTTAGAcctaatgactcaagatgcatttctacatcgagagtccatgaCATATAATATTTTCCCGTAAtatcgagcgcaacaaattcgagctttgccaAATTTGACATTGTGGTACTAGAAAAATAGCAGtgcattttattatttaagttcTAAACTATTAAAATGACAATAAAAGTAAATGATAAATTATTAGTATAAgcattcttaaaaataaagaaaaaaacacGATGCGAATATTTttcgataaatacaagactagtgagtataataaccaaaataattatataaaataacctTGAAAGAACCATCGTTTTCTTCTTcgaaaattttgattaaaatttttagGGGAGAAGTGTAAGTTTGGAATTATAGAATATGtttataaaatcatatttatagggtaaAAATTAGTCGTCTATGACCgttataaaatcttaaaaaataaatgtatgtatatgtaacttttctggtaataatatgatatatataatgttaatcatgtttaaataattatgtatatcacatCACATGATTAATGAGGTGTCGGAGACTCTTTTTATATGATATTGCGacattatacaaatatatatagttaatatatagcacaataaaaatatataaacagtTCACATCACGTTATTATAATGATGTGTCATAGActctttatatataataacatgatattatatattaaatatatacataaaaaaataaataaacattaaaataaatattattacttttggaTATTGTTGTCTTTTTCTTGTGTTATGGAGCCTGGAAAATTATATAAAACCGAACCTTCGAgtatcgtgctgataacgtgttaaaagtaaaaatttacggtaaaaagtaaaaatctcaaacaaaatatattaaactacacacttttataaaattttcttcAATCAATTATGGTTTTTTTTACAAATTGGGACACCTATTTACAGAATTTCTTTgacaataatccaaaaataaatacattattACATAAATCAGCatacactaattttcaataattacaactcttattttcaacaaaaaacaaaacttATAAACCATATTATGATAAGTTTAGAACTTTTGGTTGCTTCAAATTCTTTGCGAATCTCATGTCAGATAGTCTCACGAATTTATATTTAATGGAAAGAGTCTTGTTAGATATCAATATCACAAAATTAAATCATGAGATAATCTGGATGAATTTTTGCTATGCTTCAATAATACCTGAAATCTATATTTACAAAATTTGCTTTCGTCAATTAATGAGGTGACATGTACACAATGAGTATTTTACACAAAGTAATGATGACCATTAAGTTCATTGATTAATTTTCACATTAAAAATGATTATGTTAATataatttttctgaaattttcgaaCTTTACCGGTTTAAATCATAATAGATGTGAACCATACCTATTGTTTGTTGTAGGGTAGGGAGTTTGTCTAAATTTAAAGTTTTGGATTAGTTTTAAAAGTAACCAAATCGAAAAAAATTGATTTGTATTAATTTTTCGATAAAATCAATCAAAGCAAATCGATCCAAACCAATTATATCAATACAAAATATTCTTCTACAATTTATTGCGATTTTTattgaatataaaaatattttattagccAATGATTTGTAGCTTATTTGACATCAAAGTCTCAAATTTGATACAAGACCTTAAGTTTGAGACACTGTCGTAACAATCTTCTCCCCTAactaaaaacaaaagaaaatattttattttatttttagtttgtATCCTATTATCAGTTAGTTTTGTAAACCGTTCAATTacgttaaaaaaattatttattacaaATTTTAGTTTAAGTAAACATGATCACAACCCTAAAAATCTATGGCTTTTATGATTTACTAAATTTCTTAACTTGCATcagaattatttttatttttattttactaataattattttaaaagtatgTCTCTTGTCTGtcagacgggtcaaccctaacaatattcacaataaaaagtaatatatttttatggatgatccaaataagagatctatctcacaaaatatgaccgtgagaccgtctcacacaagtttttgtcttattttAATAAAcgatcaaataaaatatccaatcaACTTTTATCGGATCTCAATTGGTACTTTTTTAGACTAATATCTTATGCACTAATTCACTATTAAACTCGATAAACTTGAAATCAATCATCCAAACAAAACTGGACtgaaatttaatttagtttggTTATAAATAATTGATAGTTTAATTTCAATTTTGTAAaatcaaaaaaatataatttggttAGAATTTTATTCGAACTCCCTGTTAGGCCCAAGTCCCAACCGAAAAATTGAGCTCGATTTTGGATTgttaaaatctaaaaaaaatttacgcAAAATGTTCAGTTTGTATTCATCCGAGTACATAGTATTCAATATCATAAATCTTTCTGAATTCAGTTTTACCCAACCAAAGACATTTTAACTTTCAGTGTTGCAATGTGGAATGAAACTTTACAAAGGCACAATATATGAACCGTCGTCGCATCCCGAGCGCTCCTGCACATTGATGTCCTACAGCTAGTATTCATCTTcattttacgaaaatgtttaacCTAAACTGCTAAAAAGGCTCGCGTAACATCTCAGCACACAGTTAAAACACGAGTATTAAACTGGTGCCCGACTATAACATTGGTAGAGAGAAAATGTTTCAAAAGTAACATTGAAGCTATCGATTCGATTACGAATGAGTTTTTGTATAGTAATGACAGATTGATCATCACTGCCCGGAAAATAACAAAGCTAAAAGGTCACAACCAATTGATCAATCAACTTATTGGACCCCATAACCATGGAAAAGCTAGGATTTACTTTCTGGGTTTTGTAACTACGTACATAAAGAGACAGCCATTACTTGCTTTTCATGGTGTAAAAGCGAACTCAGTCGACTTTGATATAAAGCAAGTGCACGATCATAATTCATTCATCTATCAATTGTTAGATCGTGGATATACACTCAAGTCACTAGCACAAATGAGTAATTTAACACTAATTTCACTATCATTCTTTGAAATAGCCACTTCTCAATTAACTTTTAACCCGAAAAGGAGATATATATAAAGGTTAAAAAAGAAGAATCAAGAACAAAACTTGGAGAGGAAGATATACTCTGAAGCTATATCACAAAGTGAAAAAGCAAATCTTCCCTCTTTACAAGCACCCAATGAAATGGAATCCATTTTTTACCCTGAATTTTCTAAAATCCCATCTCGTAATTTCTCGTGTTTCTGCCTTCTCATCAAGAACATTACCGACGTTTCCTGCCAAAAATGAGTACATTATACGTAAAAAAAAGTTAGCCCTGTTTCTCCAACAATCTCTTTTGGGATCAATAGTGTTCCATCAACATTTTTCGAGATACTCTTTCTCATTGATTCTCTAGTGTCTGATGTCAAAATGTTGGCTTGTGTGTGTCTATGTGGGTGAACTACTATAAACTTGATCAAGTTACATAAGATGACCGTAAAAAAGGTGTGAAATCcaagaaaataagctcaagttgCAACAATAACACTAACCTCTATCCACCATACTTGTATGTATGAGTCTTTTTCTTGAAAGCAGATTTtgcaaacaacaaacaagcCATTACCAGCCCCACACCCACAAGTCCTCCAAGCACAATAGCAACTGTCTTCTGTGTATTCCTTCCTGTCCCTACATCCAAGTTCCAACCAAATTATGTTGTCATCACCAAAATAGAAACCCACGATATCACGAGTGAGAGTGACCTTATTTTATCACAACCCACCCGTTTCTTTAACCCGGCCCGGGGGTTTGGTGGACCCCAACATATATTTATAAGCCTACATTATTAAGAAATTAATGTTAAGCCGTCTACCTTGACCTTTTTTTTTTAGATGACCACCCTTTTCCTCTACTTCACATATTAGATTAGATTcataaataccatatttttcatCTTCTCTTCTAACATCCCATTCCTATTTCTTATAACTTCGTCTGAACTCAACTTTTTCTATTACGTTTTCTCAACACTTCACTTTTGTATATGCCAATTTGTATTTCAGAAAACCAAGATTCTCTCGCTTTGGCCACCAAATTGCATATAAAACGCCAGTCAAAATGCGACCGACGCATGCAATGTTCGAAAACTATAGAAAGAGACATCTGACCATCCCTTATGACATCTAGTACTATCCCTAAGATTAAATCTTGACTTGAATTTGAAACCAAGAAATGTATAGCGAAGACCAGAGATGAAGTATGGTGAAAACTttacaaatatattttataaccTGATGATGTAAGTGATGATTGGCCACTGTTCACCCCATTTGGATAATAAGTATAGCTAATATAGCATTCTTGAAGATATATTTGAGCTGAAATTGAGCTGCCACAGTCGGATTTAGCTCTATCCACGGCACTTTTCACACAGCTCACACAGTCTCCGCTGTTTAAATCGCCTTCACATTGACCCAGAACATACACAGACTGATACTGGCCAGCATAAAACCCAGTACTGTTCCCACTCGTCAAACCCTTCACTATTTCCCCTAAAGCTATGTCCAATCTATCCCCGAAACCGGATCCGCTGGCCCGGTTCGACccacaaatcttgtacaacaacTCAGTCTCACTCACTTGTCTGAACCCAGAAATTTCATACCTTAAATAACACCCATTCATCTGGACTCTCGCAGCAATAGCTTGACCACAAAGCTTTTCAGCCAAATCAGGGGCTTTTGCAACACAGCTGTTGCAGTCTCCATTTGAGAGGTCACCTCTGCATTGAAAGGCGCCATTAATGGCTGATAGGCCATCACCGGAACTGGTTTTGTAGAACTTTGTAGCTGAGGATTGGGATTTCAAAGTGTCAAACAGATTCTCCAGCGTTTGCCTGTAAACCCCattaaaatcttggaatttcTGGTCCGCGCAGCCTTTGAATACCAGGTTTGTGTTATCGGTGGAAGAGACGAAATTGAAGAATAGAGACAGTATGAGGAAGC
This Primulina eburnea isolate SZY01 chromosome 2, ASM2296580v1, whole genome shotgun sequence DNA region includes the following protein-coding sequences:
- the LOC140823273 gene encoding plasmodesmata-located protein 2-like isoform X2, producing MVRLVGKNYSNLEMGPCPSLLCFLILSLFFNFVSSTDNTNLVFKGCADQKFQDFNGVYRQTLENLFDTLKSQSSATKFYKTSSGDGLSAINGAFQCRGDLSNGDCNSCVAKAPDLAEKLCGQAIAARVQMNGCYLRYEISGFRQVSETELLYKICGSNRASGSGFGDRLDIALGEIVKGLTSGNSTGFYAGQYQSVYVLGQCEGDLNSGDCVSCVKSAVDRAKSDCGSSISAQIYLQECYISYTYYPNGVNSGQSSLTSSGRNTQKTVAIVLGGLVGVGLVMACLLFAKSAFKKKTHTYKYGG
- the LOC140823273 gene encoding plasmodesmata-located protein 2-like isoform X1, coding for MVRLVGKNYSNLEMGPCPSLLCFLILSLFFNFVSSTDNTNLVFKGCADQKFQDFNGVYRQTLENLFDTLKSQSSATKFYKTSSGDGLSAINGAFQCRGDLSNGDCNSCVAKAPDLAEKLCGQAIAARVQMNGCYLRYEISGFRQVSETELLYKICGSNRASGSGFGDRLDIALGEIVKGLTSGNSTGFYAGQYQSVYVLGQCEGDLNSGDCVSCVKSAVDRAKSDCGSSISAQIYLQECYISYTYYPNGVNSGQSSLTSSGTGRNTQKTVAIVLGGLVGVGLVMACLLFAKSAFKKKTHTYKYGG